The genomic interval ACTCCGGCCGGCTGCGCCATGCGGCTGGCCACGGTGCGTTCCGGATCCGGCGCAGGGGCGTTTCGCCCCAGCGAGCCCCGCCGAGGCGGCTTCCGATTCGCGGTGCTTCGTGCGACCTTCCTCGACGGGCCGGGGAAGGAGCCCATCGCCGTTGGCGCGATGGCCTTTGTGATCGCTGGATTGCGGCGCTGCCGCGCGCAATCGCAAGATGCTTCGACAGGAGACTCGGTCCGGTGCGGCTCAGATCTGTCCTTCTGAAGATCGTCCCTCTCTTCGGCCTCGCCGTCATCGCCTCATCGATGTCGCCGCGATCCCTGGCCGCGGAGCAATCGTCGGGCGTTCCGGCCTGGCTGGCCGCCCATGTCGGCGAAGGCGAGGGGCAGATCGCATCGCCGGTGCTTCAGAAAGCACGCGCCCTCTACCTGCGAAAGTTGAGCGAAGGTGCGGTTCGAAATCCCTGCTACTTCGCGATGGACGCCACGCGTCCCAACGATTCGGCGGGGCGATTTTACATCATCTGCGAGGCCGACCATTCGTTTCGGGTGATCGCGGCTGGCCATGGCAGCGGCCGCGACTTGAGCGGCGTGGCGGATTTCTCGAACGGACGAGACTGCGCCAGGAACTTCAGCAATGCGAACGATTCGGACCTGACCGCCGGCGGCCCCTATGTGACCGGTGAGACGAAGACATCCTTCAAGGGCTATTACCGCGTCGCGGCGAACCAGGACGCGGTCCTGATGCGCTCGTTCATTCAGTTCGACGGCGAAGGCGAGACCGCGAATGCCAGGCAGCGCGCGATCGGCGGGCACGCCGCCGTTGCGTTGAAGGGCGTCTGTCTTCGAAAGGAGCCGGGCAGTCCCTATGCCAATCAGGACGGCTACGTTCCGTCCGGGCACCTGGTGGATTACACGGGCGGCCGCAGCGACGGCTGCACCAGCTGGTCGCCCTCGGACATCCGGCGGATCATCGCGATGGTGAGGAGCGATCCGACGACGCTGTACATCTATCCCGACGCCGCCGTCGTCAACGCCGTCGCGCGCACCGTGGCGGCCGGCCAGTCGCCGCCGCGCGCGGGATTGTACTGGAATGCGTCCTGCCTGAGAAAAATCCACGCTCCGAGGTTCTGGGCCAGGGAATCCCTCGAGCCGATCCTCGCGCAATACAGGCTGGATCATCCGGCGCCGCCGCCACGGCCGACGCCGATCTGCGCGGGGCCGTGAGGTCTGGATGAGCTCCATGCGTAAGCAGGAAACGCTTCAGAGGCCGAGCCGGTCCATGATGCGGCCGTGCAGCACTGCGGCACGCACGCCGAGCGGCCAGAAGGGATGGAAGGCGATCGGCTTCGGCCGGGTGATCGGCAGATCGAGCTGGAAGGCGGAGCCGTGCACGAGCCGGCCCGCAAGCTGCTGGGCGAGGGCGGTGCCGAGCGCCACGCCGCGGCCGTTGCAGCCGAGATAGATCAGGGCGTCCGCGGCAGGCTCGTGGATGTGCGGCCAGTGATCCTCGGTCATGGCCAGCCGGCTGTTCCAGCCATGGCTCCAGCGAACGCCCTCGAGCTGCGGCCAGAGGCGGAGCGCGTGGCCGGTCAGATAGGATATGGCGTCGGGCGTCGCGATCGGCTGCATCGGCCCGCGGCCGCCCATTAGCAGGCGGCCTTGCGCGTCGATGCGGTAATAGACCGTGATCCGGCCGCTTTCGTAGACCGACGGGCGGTTCGGCGTGATCGCCGCACGCTGCGCCGGGCTCAGCGGCTCGGTGGCGGCGATGGCGCTGTAGACCGGCACGATGGTCTGGCGCAGGCCCGTCCAGAGGTCGCCGGTGAAGCCGTTGGTGGCGATGAGGATCTTATCGGCCTCGACGGTGCCGGTCGGCGTCGCCACTGACCAGCCGGACGCGCCGCGGCGCAGGGATGTCGCCGGCGTGCCGCCATGGATGCGGGCGCCGGCGGCGAGCGCGGCACGGGCGAGGCCGCGCGAATAGGCGAGCGGATTGAGGTTGCCGCCCCGGGTGTCGAGCATCGCGCCGTGATAGGCCGGCGTGCCGATGGCCGCCGCCGTCTCCGTGCGGTCGAGCCAGGACACCGGCATGCCGCGCGCCATGCACTGGCGGGCGGAAGCCTCCACCGCCTCGCGCGCCCTGGGGCCGCGGGCGGCGCGCAGGGTGCCGCCCTTGTGGGCGTCGCAGGCGATGCCGAGCCGCTCGATCAGCTCAAACGCGCGGGTCGGCGTGTCCCAGGCGAAGCGCACCATGCGCCGGCCGAGATCGGGGCCCCAGGTCCGCTCGATCGCGTCGGGATCGAATTTGAGGCCCGGATTGAGCTGGCCGCCATTGTTGCCGGAAGCGCCCCAGCCCGGCTCGTTGGCTTCCAGCACCACGACATCGGTGCCGGCCTCGGCAAGATGCAGCGCGGTGGTCAGCCCGACGATGCCGCCGCCGATGATCGCCACCGAGGCGCGGCGCGTGCCGTCGAGGGGCGGGACATCCGGCGCCGGCGGGGCGTCGAGCCGGTAGACGTTCGGCGGCAGGGGCTTGGGAACGGTCGCAGGACGCATGTCGTTCACACTCCCGTGGAGGGGCGGTCCGGCCGGTCGCCCGCGTGCGAGACGAAGGAGCGGTCGAGCGCCTTCAGGCTCGCGCAACCGAGGAATCCCAGCACCGCCTGCATCTCCTGCCGCAGCAGGTGCAGCACATGGCTGGCGCCGGCCTCGCCGCCGATGGCGGTGCCATAGAGGGGGGCGCGGCCGATGAGCACGGCGTCGGCTCCGAGCGCGATCAGCTTCAGGATGTCGGCGCCGCGCCGCACGCCGCTGTCCGCCAGCACCGCGGCGCGCCCGCGCACGGCATCCACGATGGCGGGCAGAGCATGAACCGGCGGCACGGCGGCATCGAGGTTGCGCGCGCCATGACTGGAGACGACGATGCCGTCCGCGCCGGCCTCGACCGCGCGCACCGCATCGTCCGCCCGCAAGATGCCCTTGAGGATCAACCGGCCGCGCCAGCGACGGCGCAAGGCAGCCAGGTCGTCCCAGCCCATCGCGTCGGTGAGGCGGACCTGTTCCCAGGTCGCCTTGCGGGTGATGCTGGAGCGGAAGCTGTCGGGATAGTGCCGATAGGTCGGGATGCCCTCGTCGACGAGGTAGCGCAGCAGCACCCCGGTCACCCAGCGCGGATGCCGGAGCATGTCGAGGCCGCCGCGCAGGCTGGCCTTGATCGGCACGCTGTAGCCGTTGCGGGTGTTGTACTCGCGGATCGGGTCGGCGACCGTGTCGACGGTCAGCACCAGCGTCTCGATGCCGTTGGCCCAGGCGCGATCGATCAGCGCGTGAGAGAGCTCGCGCGCGTGCCACATGTAAAGCTGGAACCACAATTCGCCGCCGGCCTCCGCGGCGATGCGCTCCATCTCGGTCATCGAGCCGGTGGCGATGGTGAAGGGGATGCCGGCCCGGGCGGCGGCCCGGGCGAGCGCGATCTCGCCCTGGTGCCAGACGAGGCCGGCCGCCGCCGTCGGGGCGATGACGAGCGGCAGCGGCCGGTCGCGGTCGAACAGCCGGGTGGAGAGGTCGCGTCGGGAGACGTCGACGAGGACACGCGGGTGGAACAGCAGGTCGTCGAAGCTGCGCCGCAGCCGGCGCAGGCCGACCTCGTCCTCGGCGCCGCGGTCGATATAGTCGAAGACGCCGCGCGGAAGGCGCCGCCGCGCCGATGCGCGGACGTCCTCGACATTGAGCGCGGCCGACGCCATGGTGAACTCCTCGCGTGTCAGGCGGCGCCGGGCAGGAAGAGCTTGCCAGGGTTCATCCGGTTCTCCGGGTCGAGCAGGGCCTTGATCTGGCGCATCAACGCCAGCTCGGCCGGGTTCTTGGTGCGGGCGAGGCGCTTGCGATAGGTGGTGCCGACGCCATGCTCGGCGGTGATCGAGCCGCCGAGCTCCATCGCCACGTCGTCGATGATGACGTCGATGGCATCGGAGGCGGCCTCGAAATCGTCGGAGCCGGCGAAGCGCTCGTGCGGGAACAGCACCACGACGTGGATGTTGCCGTCGCCGATATGACCGACCATCATCACGTCGGCGTCGGGATAGGCGGCGAGCACGCCCTCTTCGACGCGCCTGACGAAGGCCGGCTGCTCGGCGACCGGCACGGAGGTGTCGTGCGACATGGTCTTGCCGGCGAGCTTGAACTCGCCGGTGACACCGTGGCGCAGCTTCCAGATCGCCTCTTCCTGCGCGAGGCTGGAGGCGATGGTGGCGTCGCTGATCAGGCCGGCTTCGAAGGCGCCGGCGAGGAAGCCCTCCATTGCGGCGGCGAGCGGGGCGTCGGGCTGGGAGTCGCCGGCCTCGATGAGCAGGTACCAGGGGGATGTCTGCGCGAAGGGCATCACCGTGCCCGGCACGTAGCGCAGCACGAAGTCCATATAGGACGAGCCGATGATCTCGAAGCTGGAGATCCGCTCGCCGAACGTGGCGCGGGCGCGGGCGAACAGGGCGAGCGCGTCCTCGACGCTGGAGAGCTGCATCATGGCGACGGAGCGCGAGCGGATGGCGGGGAACAGCTTCAGCACCGCCGCGGTGACGATGCCGAGCGTGCCCTCCGCCCCGATGAACAGCTGCTTCAGGTCGTAGCCGGCATTGTCCTTGCGCAGGCGCCTGAGCCCGTCGAGCACGGTGCCGTCGGCCAGCACCACTTCGAGGCCGAGCACGAGCTGGCGCATGGCGCCGTAGCGTAGCACGGCGATGCCGCCGGCATTGGTGGAGATGTTGCCGCCGATCTGACAGCTGCCCTCGGCGCCGAGGCTGAGCGGGAACAGCAGGCCTTGCCTTGCCGCCGCCGCCTGAATGTCGGCGAGGATGCAGCCGGCCTCCACGGTCACCGTCTCCTCCGCCGGCGAGAGCGCGCGGATGCGGTTCATGCGATCGAGCCTCAGCACCACGGCCGGGCGGGGCTCGAGCGGGGTGGCGCCGCCGCACAGGCCGGTATTGCCGCCCTGCGGCACGATCGCCACGCCGGCGTCGGCGCAGGCCCGCACCACCTTCGCGACCTCCGCGGTCGAGGACGGCCGCACCACGGCCAGCGCCTTGCCGTGGTAGCGGGCGCGATGGTCGGTGAGGAAGAGCTCGGTGTCGACGGCGTCGGTGAGGACATGGCGCTCACCGACGATCGCCTTCAGCGCGGCGAGGCAGGCGTCGTTGGAGCTGGCGTCAGGGGGCATGGCG from Labrys wisconsinensis carries:
- a CDS encoding alpha-hydroxy acid oxidase, which encodes MASAALNVEDVRASARRRLPRGVFDYIDRGAEDEVGLRRLRRSFDDLLFHPRVLVDVSRRDLSTRLFDRDRPLPLVIAPTAAAGLVWHQGEIALARAAARAGIPFTIATGSMTEMERIAAEAGGELWFQLYMWHARELSHALIDRAWANGIETLVLTVDTVADPIREYNTRNGYSVPIKASLRGGLDMLRHPRWVTGVLLRYLVDEGIPTYRHYPDSFRSSITRKATWEQVRLTDAMGWDDLAALRRRWRGRLILKGILRADDAVRAVEAGADGIVVSSHGARNLDAAVPPVHALPAIVDAVRGRAAVLADSGVRRGADILKLIALGADAVLIGRAPLYGTAIGGEAGASHVLHLLRQEMQAVLGFLGCASLKALDRSFVSHAGDRPDRPSTGV
- a CDS encoding NAD(P)/FAD-dependent oxidoreductase, which codes for MRPATVPKPLPPNVYRLDAPPAPDVPPLDGTRRASVAIIGGGIVGLTTALHLAEAGTDVVVLEANEPGWGASGNNGGQLNPGLKFDPDAIERTWGPDLGRRMVRFAWDTPTRAFELIERLGIACDAHKGGTLRAARGPRAREAVEASARQCMARGMPVSWLDRTETAAAIGTPAYHGAMLDTRGGNLNPLAYSRGLARAALAAGARIHGGTPATSLRRGASGWSVATPTGTVEADKILIATNGFTGDLWTGLRQTIVPVYSAIAATEPLSPAQRAAITPNRPSVYESGRITVYYRIDAQGRLLMGGRGPMQPIATPDAISYLTGHALRLWPQLEGVRWSHGWNSRLAMTEDHWPHIHEPAADALIYLGCNGRGVALGTALAQQLAGRLVHGSAFQLDLPITRPKPIAFHPFWPLGVRAAVLHGRIMDRLGL
- a CDS encoding FAD-binding oxidoreductase, which translates into the protein MPPDASSNDACLAALKAIVGERHVLTDAVDTELFLTDHRARYHGKALAVVRPSSTAEVAKVVRACADAGVAIVPQGGNTGLCGGATPLEPRPAVVLRLDRMNRIRALSPAEETVTVEAGCILADIQAAAARQGLLFPLSLGAEGSCQIGGNISTNAGGIAVLRYGAMRQLVLGLEVVLADGTVLDGLRRLRKDNAGYDLKQLFIGAEGTLGIVTAAVLKLFPAIRSRSVAMMQLSSVEDALALFARARATFGERISSFEIIGSSYMDFVLRYVPGTVMPFAQTSPWYLLIEAGDSQPDAPLAAAMEGFLAGAFEAGLISDATIASSLAQEEAIWKLRHGVTGEFKLAGKTMSHDTSVPVAEQPAFVRRVEEGVLAAYPDADVMMVGHIGDGNIHVVVLFPHERFAGSDDFEAASDAIDVIIDDVAMELGGSITAEHGVGTTYRKRLARTKNPAELALMRQIKALLDPENRMNPGKLFLPGAA